The proteins below come from a single Treponema phagedenis genomic window:
- a CDS encoding iron-containing alcohol dehydrogenase has translation MGKVFCESGRADTKIIPVGCILTMVGTGSEMNGGSGITNTEKKLKIGKVFGEAVMPKFSILNPRYTFTVPKYQMISGIFDIMSHILEQYFSGSDDNTSDYIAEGLLRSLIHSSKIAVRNPEDYEARSNIMWTATIALNGLIAMGKTTDWMVHMIGQSIGAYTDAAHGMTLSAVSIPYYKHILPYGLAKFKRYAINV, from the coding sequence TTGGGAAAAGTTTTTTGTGAAAGCGGAAGAGCCGATACAAAAATTATTCCGGTCGGCTGTATTCTTACAATGGTGGGAACCGGCTCGGAAATGAACGGCGGTTCCGGTATCACTAATACAGAAAAAAAATTAAAAATCGGAAAAGTATTCGGTGAAGCGGTTATGCCTAAGTTTTCTATTTTAAATCCGCGGTATACTTTTACGGTACCGAAGTACCAAATGATATCAGGCATCTTTGATATCATGTCGCATATTTTAGAACAATATTTTTCGGGCAGCGATGACAATACTTCCGATTATATCGCTGAAGGTTTACTGCGCTCTCTTATTCACAGCTCAAAAATTGCCGTTAGAAACCCCGAAGATTATGAGGCACGAAGCAATATTATGTGGACGGCAACGATTGCTTTAAATGGCCTCATCGCAATGGGAAAGACAACCGATTGGATGGTTCACATGATTGGACAAAGCATCGGTGCATATACCGATGCTGCTCACGGCATGACCTTGTCGGCGGTATCCATTCCGTATTACAAACATATTTTGCCCTATGGTCTAGCGAAATTTAAGCGCTATGCCATCAACGTATGA